The genomic window GCTTCCAGAAGCGTCGCTCCCGGTTCGATCCGCCAGTAGAGCACCCTCGTCCGTCGAGCGGGATCAGTTCCCGGTCCGACTGCTGTCGTACGCCTCGCGGAAGTCCCGTTCGCGTCGGATGAGCTCCTCGACGCCGTGCTCGAGGATGACGTCGCCCAGAATCGTCGATCTGTAGTACGTGTACAGTCCGTCGCGGTCTCGCTCCGTCCGAACGCGCTTCTCGACGAGCCCCACGTCGCGGAGTTCGTTGAGATGGTAGTGAAGCGTGCTGTCGTCGACGTCCATGACCGCATCGAGTTCTGTCGGCGTCAATTCGTCCGCGTGAGAGAGCCGATAGACGATCTCGAACCGCGTCCGGTTCGAGATCGCGGCCTGCATGTCGAGATACTCCTCGAGAGAGAGTACGCTCCGCTCCGGGAGGAGATCTTCCGGATCCTCCGGTGCGTCGTCGCCGATCCTTGGGCGAGTCACCATCGTCTCTCGAGAGGGACGGCTTCGACTTAGTTTTTGAGTGTATCGTCCCTAACGGAAATATTCGAACGTCGCAACTGGATGAACCGCGAGCGGTTCGGCGACCTCGAGTTCCCGGACTGACGACACCCCGCTGTGAGCGCCGATCAGTCGTCGGCCACCGGATCGGCCGTCTCGCCGAGCGGTTCGACGTCGACCTCGATCTCGGCGGCCGCGGCCTTGTACTCG from Haloterrigena sp. KLK7 includes these protein-coding regions:
- a CDS encoding helix-turn-helix domain-containing protein, with translation MVTRPRIGDDAPEDPEDLLPERSVLSLEEYLDMQAAISNRTRFEIVYRLSHADELTPTELDAVMDVDDSTLHYHLNELRDVGLVEKRVRTERDRDGLYTYYRSTILGDVILEHGVEELIRRERDFREAYDSSRTGN